A genomic segment from Branchiostoma floridae strain S238N-H82 chromosome 7, Bfl_VNyyK, whole genome shotgun sequence encodes:
- the LOC118418833 gene encoding rab proteins geranylgeranyltransferase component A 2-like isoform X1: MADELPSEFDAIVLGTGMAESILAAALARCGQKVLHLDRNDYYSGGWATFNWDGLQRWITRQTHPAVQAMNEAEGTKPVECSKLEEGESALSVPQQANTISNLEMFTYVREKAEEPPPEEKEAQEVVTDKEEGQTSGAEEIQQQIHTTEDSEQATGLGESPADATPEELAKETESDDKSDDRCDEKKEDSPEEKKQQEKQDGLEEEKQDSQEKGTLESPAPASSVVQQEKVQEKSEPPKKMEPKKWSMDDIHKEWRRFNIDLSPKMLFGRGSLVELLITSNISRYCEFKAVSRILTLLNGQLEQVPCSRADVFSSKFVTVLEKRMLMKFLTFCVEYEQHPEEYQGWEEKPFSEYLQSRQLTPNLQHFIFHAIAMATRDATTLEGLKSTQRFLRSLGRYGNTPFLWPLYGPGELPQCFCRMCAVFAGIYCLRRAARELIIDKDSNKCKGIVCTEGQRISCRWMVMQGSYVPHMCRKPDPPVGSVSRGIFFTDRSLKASENEQITLLSIPPVEGSNFPVRAVELGNGASACPKGMFVVHLTSQGTGSAKADLQPAAEKLFQPLDGEDADTESDRPKVLWCVYFNQLDTTDCDPSSLYTGLPENIVVTSGPGVDLGYEQAVQQARSLFEQMCPGEEFLPAAPNPEDIIYEDDDGYKSGEAPSSSDNSEENGNDSEWKPDQEKLDEGVAGASNEVSQDAAGEGAQGGDEGLPQGGGEEVPQGGEGTGDAEAAAKDTQEAEM, translated from the exons atggcggacgagCTGCCTTCCGAATTTGATGCGATTGTTTTGGGCACTG GGATGGCAGAGTCCATCCTAGCTGCTGCCCTGGCCCGCTGTGGACAGAAAGTGCTGCATTTAGACAG AAATGATTACTACAGTGGGGGCTGGGCCACCTTCAACTGGGATGGCCTACAGCGCTGGATCACCAGACAGACA CACCCAGCTGTTCAAGCAATGAATGAGGCAGAAGGGACCAAACCTGTGGAATGTTCCAAGTTGGAGGAGGGGGAGTCAGCTCTGTCAGTCCCTCAGCAGGCAAATACCATCTCCAACTTAGAGATGTTTACTTATGTCAG AGAAAAAGCAGAAGAACCCCCACCTGAAGAGAAAGAAGCACAGGAGGTAGTGACTGACAAAGAAGAGGGACAGACATCAGGAGCAGAGGAAATCCAGCAGCAAATTCATACTACAGAAGATTCAGAACAAGCTACAGGTTTAGGTGAATCCCCAGCTGATGCTACACCTGAAGAATTGGCTAAAGAAACTGAAAGTGATGACAAAAGTGATGACAGGTGtgatgaaaaaaaggaagacagcccagaagaaaagaaacaacaggaaaaacaagatggcctGGAGGAAGAGAAGCAAGATAGCCAAGAAAAAGGAACACTTGAGAGCCCAGCACCAGCTAGCAGTGTTGTTCAACAGGAAAAGGTTCAAGAAAAATCAGAGCCTCCAAAGAAAATGGAACCTAAGAAATGGAGCATGGATGACATTCACAAGGAGTGGAGGAGGTTCAACATCGACCTCTCTCCTAAG ATGTTGTTTGGGCGAGGTTCCCTGGTGGAGCTGCTCATCACCTCCAACATCAGTCGGTACTGTGAGTTCAAGGCTGTTAGCAGGATCCTGACTCTGCTGAATGGGCAACTGGAACAG GTGCCGTGTTCGCGAGCGGATGTGTTCAGCAGTAAGTTTGTGACCGTGCTGGAGAAGCGGATGCTGATGAAGTTCCTGACCTTCTGTGTGGAGTATGAACAGCATCCAGAGGAGTACCAGG GCTGGGAGGAGAAGCCTTTCTCAGAGTACCTGCAGTCCCGACAGCTGACTCCAAACCTGCAGCACTTCATCTTCCATGccatcgccatggcaacaagagATGCCACAACTCTGGAG GGTTTGAAGTCCACCCAGAGGTTTTTGCGGTCCCTTGGTCGCTATGGCAACACACCATTCCTGTGGCCTCTGTACGGACCAGGAGAGCTACCTCAGTGCTTCTGCAG GATGTGTGCTGTGTTTGCTGGTATCTACTGTCTCCGAAGAGCTGCCAGGGAGTTGATCATCGACAAGGATAGTAACAA GTGTAAGGGTATTGTCTGCACAGAAGGACAAAGGATCAGCTGTAG GTGGATGGTGATGCAAGGCAGTTACGTGCCCCACATGTGCAGAAAACCTGATCCTCCTGTTGG GTCTGTATCCAGAGGCATCTTCTTTACAGACAGATCCCTGAAGGCTTCAGAGAACGAGCAG ATCACCCTGCTGTCCATTCCACCAGTAGAGGGCAGCAACTTCCCAGTCAGAGCTGTGGAACTGGGAAATGGGGCCTCAGCCTGTCCTAAGGGCATGT TTGTTGTTCACCTGACAAGTCAAGGCACTGGTTCTGCCAAAGCTGACCTCCAGCCCGCAGCTGAGAAGTTGTTCCAGCCTCTGGATGGTG AAGATGCAGACACAGAGTCAGACAGACCCAAAGTGCTGTGGTGTGTGTACTTCAACCAGCTGGACACCACAGACTGCGATCCCAGCAGCCTCTACACAGGGCTGCCTGAGAACATTGTGGTCACATCTGGGCCAGGCGTGGATCTGGGGTACGAGCAGGCAGTACAACAG GCAAGAAGCCTGTTTGAGCAGATGTGTCCAGGGGAAGAGTTTCTCCCCGCAGCCCCTAACCCTGAGGACATCATCTATGAGGACGATGATGGTTACAAGTCCGGCGAGGCCCCCAGCAGCTCCGACAACTCCGAGGAAAATGGGAACGACAGCGAGTGGAAACCCGACCAGGAGAAGCTGGACGAAGGAGTCGCGGGCGCTAGTAATGAAGTATCCCAGGATGCAGCAGGAGAGGGAGCTCAGGGTGGGGATGAGGGGCTGCCACAGGGAGGGGGCGAGGAAGTCCCCCAGGGTGGGGAGGGTACAGGTGATGCAGAGGCAGCAGCAAAGGATACACAGGAGGCTGAAATGTAA
- the LOC118418833 gene encoding rab proteins geranylgeranyltransferase component A 2-like isoform X2, which translates to MADELPSEFDAIVLGTGMAESILAAALARCGQKVLHLDRNDYYSGGWATFNWDGLQRWITRQTHPAVQAMNEAEGTKPVECSKLEEGESALSVPQQANTISNLEMFTYVREKAEEPPPEEKEAQEVVTDKEEGQTSGAEEIQQQIHTTEDSEQATGLGESPADATPEELAKETESDDKSDDRCDEKKEDSPEEKKQQEKQDGLEEEKQDSQEKGTLESPAPASSVVQQEKVQEKSEPPKKMEPKKWSMDDIHKEWRRFNIDLSPKMLFGRGSLVELLITSNISRYCEFKAVSRILTLLNGQLEQVPCSRADVFSSKFVTVLEKRMLMKFLTFCVEYEQHPEEYQGWEEKPFSEYLQSRQLTPNLQHFIFHAIAMATRDATTLEGLKSTQRFLRSLGRYGNTPFLWPLYGPGELPQCFCRMCAVFAGIYCLRRAARELIIDKDSNKCKGIVCTEGQRISCRWMVMQGSYVPHMCRKPDPPVGSVSRGIFFTDRSLKASENEQITLLSIPPVEGSNFPVRAVELGNGASACPKGMFVVHLTSQGTGSAKADLQPAAEKLFQPLDGDADTESDRPKVLWCVYFNQLDTTDCDPSSLYTGLPENIVVTSGPGVDLGYEQAVQQARSLFEQMCPGEEFLPAAPNPEDIIYEDDDGYKSGEAPSSSDNSEENGNDSEWKPDQEKLDEGVAGASNEVSQDAAGEGAQGGDEGLPQGGGEEVPQGGEGTGDAEAAAKDTQEAEM; encoded by the exons atggcggacgagCTGCCTTCCGAATTTGATGCGATTGTTTTGGGCACTG GGATGGCAGAGTCCATCCTAGCTGCTGCCCTGGCCCGCTGTGGACAGAAAGTGCTGCATTTAGACAG AAATGATTACTACAGTGGGGGCTGGGCCACCTTCAACTGGGATGGCCTACAGCGCTGGATCACCAGACAGACA CACCCAGCTGTTCAAGCAATGAATGAGGCAGAAGGGACCAAACCTGTGGAATGTTCCAAGTTGGAGGAGGGGGAGTCAGCTCTGTCAGTCCCTCAGCAGGCAAATACCATCTCCAACTTAGAGATGTTTACTTATGTCAG AGAAAAAGCAGAAGAACCCCCACCTGAAGAGAAAGAAGCACAGGAGGTAGTGACTGACAAAGAAGAGGGACAGACATCAGGAGCAGAGGAAATCCAGCAGCAAATTCATACTACAGAAGATTCAGAACAAGCTACAGGTTTAGGTGAATCCCCAGCTGATGCTACACCTGAAGAATTGGCTAAAGAAACTGAAAGTGATGACAAAAGTGATGACAGGTGtgatgaaaaaaaggaagacagcccagaagaaaagaaacaacaggaaaaacaagatggcctGGAGGAAGAGAAGCAAGATAGCCAAGAAAAAGGAACACTTGAGAGCCCAGCACCAGCTAGCAGTGTTGTTCAACAGGAAAAGGTTCAAGAAAAATCAGAGCCTCCAAAGAAAATGGAACCTAAGAAATGGAGCATGGATGACATTCACAAGGAGTGGAGGAGGTTCAACATCGACCTCTCTCCTAAG ATGTTGTTTGGGCGAGGTTCCCTGGTGGAGCTGCTCATCACCTCCAACATCAGTCGGTACTGTGAGTTCAAGGCTGTTAGCAGGATCCTGACTCTGCTGAATGGGCAACTGGAACAG GTGCCGTGTTCGCGAGCGGATGTGTTCAGCAGTAAGTTTGTGACCGTGCTGGAGAAGCGGATGCTGATGAAGTTCCTGACCTTCTGTGTGGAGTATGAACAGCATCCAGAGGAGTACCAGG GCTGGGAGGAGAAGCCTTTCTCAGAGTACCTGCAGTCCCGACAGCTGACTCCAAACCTGCAGCACTTCATCTTCCATGccatcgccatggcaacaagagATGCCACAACTCTGGAG GGTTTGAAGTCCACCCAGAGGTTTTTGCGGTCCCTTGGTCGCTATGGCAACACACCATTCCTGTGGCCTCTGTACGGACCAGGAGAGCTACCTCAGTGCTTCTGCAG GATGTGTGCTGTGTTTGCTGGTATCTACTGTCTCCGAAGAGCTGCCAGGGAGTTGATCATCGACAAGGATAGTAACAA GTGTAAGGGTATTGTCTGCACAGAAGGACAAAGGATCAGCTGTAG GTGGATGGTGATGCAAGGCAGTTACGTGCCCCACATGTGCAGAAAACCTGATCCTCCTGTTGG GTCTGTATCCAGAGGCATCTTCTTTACAGACAGATCCCTGAAGGCTTCAGAGAACGAGCAG ATCACCCTGCTGTCCATTCCACCAGTAGAGGGCAGCAACTTCCCAGTCAGAGCTGTGGAACTGGGAAATGGGGCCTCAGCCTGTCCTAAGGGCATGT TTGTTGTTCACCTGACAAGTCAAGGCACTGGTTCTGCCAAAGCTGACCTCCAGCCCGCAGCTGAGAAGTTGTTCCAGCCTCTGGATGGTG ATGCAGACACAGAGTCAGACAGACCCAAAGTGCTGTGGTGTGTGTACTTCAACCAGCTGGACACCACAGACTGCGATCCCAGCAGCCTCTACACAGGGCTGCCTGAGAACATTGTGGTCACATCTGGGCCAGGCGTGGATCTGGGGTACGAGCAGGCAGTACAACAG GCAAGAAGCCTGTTTGAGCAGATGTGTCCAGGGGAAGAGTTTCTCCCCGCAGCCCCTAACCCTGAGGACATCATCTATGAGGACGATGATGGTTACAAGTCCGGCGAGGCCCCCAGCAGCTCCGACAACTCCGAGGAAAATGGGAACGACAGCGAGTGGAAACCCGACCAGGAGAAGCTGGACGAAGGAGTCGCGGGCGCTAGTAATGAAGTATCCCAGGATGCAGCAGGAGAGGGAGCTCAGGGTGGGGATGAGGGGCTGCCACAGGGAGGGGGCGAGGAAGTCCCCCAGGGTGGGGAGGGTACAGGTGATGCAGAGGCAGCAGCAAAGGATACACAGGAGGCTGAAATGTAA
- the LOC118418835 gene encoding V-type proton ATPase 16 kDa proteolipid subunit-like: protein MSSDAGPPEYVHFFGVMGATSAIVFSAFGAAYGTAKSGMGIAAMSVMRPELIMKSILPVVMAGIIAIYGLVVAVLIGSNMDNTDAYTTYRSFLHLGAGLSVGLSGLAAGFAVGIVGDAGVRGTAQQPRLFVGMVLILIFAEVLGLYGLIVALILSTKKS, encoded by the exons ATGTCGTCTGACGCCGGCCCACCAGAGTACGTGCACTTCTTTGGCGTGATGGGAGCCACCTCAGCCATCGTTTTTAGCG CTTTTGGAGCCGCCTATGGCACGGCCAAGAGCGGAATGGGCATCGCGGCGATGAGCGTGATGCGGCCGGAGCTTATTATGAAGTCCATCCTTCCCGTTGTCATGGCGGGTATCATCGCCATCTACGGTCTGGTGGTTGCTGTACTGATCGGCAGCAACATGGACAACACGGACGCCTACACAACATACAG GAGCTTCCTACACCTGGGTGCAGGGTTGAGCGTGGGTTTGAGCGGACTTGCTGCTGGATTTGCTGTGGGGATCGTGGGTGATGCAGGCGTGCGAGGAACTGCCCAACAGCCTCGACTATTTGTCG GTATGGTCCTGATCCTGATCTTTGCAGAGGTGCTGGGTCTGTATGGGCTGATCGTGGCTCTTATTCTCTCCACCAAGAAGTCGTAA